DNA sequence from the Syngnathus acus chromosome 5, fSynAcu1.2, whole genome shotgun sequence genome:
GTTTGACGTCACGGTTGTCACATTTTCAGCTTCTGGAAACTGACCACTCTCAAGTGTTGCTTGTGTGCGATTGAGAACTCAACTGAAGCAGGAGGAGTAAAtatgttgaaaaatgtcagCAGCGAGGGCGGACTACCGCGCGGGCGGAACCTGGCCTCCGCGACCGGCCTGCGCGGCTCCTCTGCCGGCCTCGCTGCTCACGACAGCTCGTGGCTCGGCCTGCTCTCGGTGCTGTCCAGGCCCGCGCTGTCTTTCGTCTCCAAATATCTTCCGGGCCTTGTCGGGGGAGGCGGTGCAAGCACCGGCCCGGAGTGGCAGCCCGGCGTAGGCCGAGCAGATGTGGCCCAAGAGCAGGACGAGCTTTGCGCGCCCTGGCTCAGCGACAGCGAGCATTCCCTCCGCCAATTGGAGATCGAGCCGGGCCGGAATCCCGAGGCTTCTCCTTCCGGGACCTTCTTCGCTTGGGACGTGCAGAAGGACGGGATGAAGGGCCGGTGGAGTGGCTTTCAGGAAGGAAACCCGCAGTCCGCTCCTTGGTCTCACGCTGAACTAGGATCAGTGCACAAGCACTTGGGTGTCTTGCAAAGCTCACAGTTGACAAAAGAGCAGTGCCGCATTTTGGTCTCTGGCGACCGGTTGGTCAAAAACGCTGTAGGCGTCATCCACAAACAGCAAGCGTCAGTCAATGCAGGCCCGGAAGGTGCCCCGAACGGCGGCGACCAGGACAATGGCTACTATAGCCTGGAGGAGGAACACGGCCTCAAGCGTCACGCGTGCCTCTCGGTCAGCGTCAAGCTGTCGGACGTGCCGGGTCGCGTCTTATGGGATGGACTCCCTGATAAAACGGCAGGGGAGATGGAGGCGGGTCGCGCGCCTGAAGAAGGCCCACCCTTCAAGATGGCGACGGAGAGTCGTGAGACTGCCGACGACGGTCACGCCTGGCAATCGGCCGCGGCGCTCTGCGAAGCACACGTAAAGCTGCCGGATGGGACGGACTCCCCCAGTCAGGCGGCTGATAAGACGGAGGTGGATC
Encoded proteins:
- the LOC119123427 gene encoding protein phosphatase 1 regulatory subunit 15B, whose product is MLKNVSSEGGLPRGRNLASATGLRGSSAGLAAHDSSWLGLLSVLSRPALSFVSKYLPGLVGGGGASTGPEWQPGVGRADVAQEQDELCAPWLSDSEHSLRQLEIEPGRNPEASPSGTFFAWDVQKDGMKGRWSGFQEGNPQSAPWSHAELGSVHKHLGVLQSSQLTKEQCRILVSGDRLVKNAVGVIHKQQASVNAGPEGAPNGGDQDNGYYSLEEEHGLKRHACLSVSVKLSDVPGRVLWDGLPDKTAGEMEAGRAPEEGPPFKMATESRETADDGHAWQSAAALCEAHVKLPDGTDSPSQAADKTEVDRLARTAVPQCRNASIAFIMGCPHGGGEDDSQSDADSAQDDGFDSSGSSDLSSDRLSSDEDGGVGDVADEEAGRLLASVCHHDDPCNPPNVSAWLHTACAEPCSIPATTASPASGQDVWDDSGGEADEADEAESLLLLASMTPSDPYSLLNFQAPLSTGKAPALPPRMDSGLVRPFTQAKKVRFSDVVEEFLIASGANAAEEDRRGPWEQLARDRGRFLRRCREAELTLAYCLQPEHRRRVYCRITGHHAE